The following are encoded in a window of Streptomyces sp. SAT1 genomic DNA:
- a CDS encoding VOC family protein, whose translation MTETQMSSARTPAPVHWKLVIDAADPHAQADFWAGALHYEPEDNSALVEQLLQYGALPAEATVEYHGRPAFRDLVGVRHPDDPYDPERGTGLGRRLLFQRAAGAKTGKNRLHLDLHPGADRRADEVERLCALGARVLREVKEPAGQWVVMADPEDNEFCVH comes from the coding sequence ATGACGGAGACACAGATGTCCTCAGCCCGCACCCCCGCGCCGGTGCACTGGAAGCTCGTCATCGACGCCGCCGACCCGCACGCGCAGGCCGACTTCTGGGCGGGCGCGCTGCACTACGAGCCCGAGGACAACAGCGCCCTCGTCGAGCAACTGCTCCAGTACGGCGCGCTGCCTGCCGAGGCCACCGTCGAGTACCACGGCCGCCCGGCCTTCCGGGACCTGGTCGGCGTCCGGCACCCGGACGATCCGTACGACCCCGAGCGCGGCACCGGGCTGGGGCGGCGGCTGCTCTTCCAGCGGGCGGCGGGCGCGAAGACCGGCAAGAACCGGCTCCATCTGGACCTGCACCCCGGCGCGGACCGGCGGGCCGACGAGGTGGAGCGGCTGTGCGCGCTGGGCGCGCGGGTGCTGCGGGAGGTGAAGGAGCCCGCCGGGCAGTGGGTGGTCATGGCGGACCCGGAGGACAACGAGTTCTGCGTGCACTGA
- the rarD gene encoding EamA family transporter RarD, translating into MSEKSAGERRTGLLNGFAAYGMWGLVPLFWPLLKPAGAMEILAHRMVWSLVFVVAALLVVRRWAWAGELLRQPRRLGLIVIAAAVITVNWGVYIWAVNSGHVVEASLGYFINPLVTIAMGVLLLKERLRPVQWAAVATGAASVLVLAVGYGQPPWISLCLAFSFATYGLVKKKVDLGGVESLAAETAVQFLPALGYLLWLGGHGGATFASEGAGHAALLASTGVVTALPLVCFGAAAIRVPLSTLGLLQYLAPVFQFLLGVVYFHESMPAERWAGFALVWLALTLLTWDGLRTARRAAQARAALAAAGAAPLSGGAGVGAGDRAGAGAGAAGKVVAGQSAPLADALPAQAQAQAQAQAQASDSAPEPAPTPALDAAAEGARSATGAVEA; encoded by the coding sequence GTGAGCGAGAAGTCGGCCGGCGAGCGGCGCACAGGTCTGCTGAACGGCTTCGCGGCCTACGGGATGTGGGGCCTCGTGCCCCTGTTCTGGCCGCTGCTCAAGCCCGCCGGGGCGATGGAAATCCTCGCCCACCGGATGGTGTGGTCCCTGGTGTTCGTCGTGGCCGCGCTGCTCGTCGTACGGCGCTGGGCCTGGGCCGGGGAACTGCTGCGCCAGCCGCGCAGGCTCGGCCTCATCGTGATCGCCGCCGCGGTGATCACCGTCAACTGGGGCGTCTACATCTGGGCCGTGAACAGCGGGCATGTCGTCGAGGCGTCCCTCGGCTATTTCATCAACCCGCTGGTCACCATCGCGATGGGCGTGCTGCTCCTCAAGGAGCGGCTGCGGCCCGTGCAGTGGGCGGCGGTCGCCACGGGCGCCGCCTCCGTGCTGGTGCTCGCCGTCGGCTACGGCCAGCCGCCCTGGATCTCCCTCTGCCTCGCCTTCTCCTTCGCCACCTACGGCCTGGTGAAGAAGAAGGTGGACCTCGGCGGCGTCGAGTCGCTGGCCGCCGAGACCGCGGTGCAGTTCCTGCCGGCGCTCGGCTATCTGCTGTGGCTGGGCGGACACGGCGGGGCGACCTTCGCGAGCGAGGGCGCCGGGCACGCCGCGCTGCTCGCCTCCACCGGCGTCGTCACCGCGCTGCCGCTGGTCTGCTTCGGCGCGGCGGCGATCCGGGTGCCGCTGTCCACGCTGGGGCTGCTCCAGTACCTGGCGCCGGTCTTCCAGTTCCTGCTCGGCGTCGTCTACTTCCATGAGTCCATGCCGGCCGAGCGCTGGGCCGGGTTCGCCCTGGTGTGGCTGGCGCTGACCCTGCTGACCTGGGACGGGCTGCGTACGGCCCGCCGGGCGGCGCAGGCCCGCGCGGCACTCGCCGCGGCGGGCGCCGCACCGTTGAGCGGGGGCGCGGGTGTGGGTGCGGGTGACCGTGCGGGTGCGGGTGCGGGTGCGGCGGGCAAGGTGGTGGCGGGGCAGTCCGCGCCACTGGCGGACGCTCTTCCGGCGCAGGCGCAGGCGCAGGCGCAGGCGCAGGCACAGGCGTCGGACTCGGCACCGGAACCGGCCCCGACCCCGGCGCTCGACGCTGCGGCCGAGGGTGCGCGGTCGGCCACGGGCGCGGTGGAGGCGTAG
- a CDS encoding winged helix-turn-helix transcriptional regulator: MTESAVTSAASRTVSAEAMCPYRLVLEHVTSRWGVLVLIELLERPHRFSELRRAIGRVSEKGVSEKMLAQTLQTLERDGLVHRDARPVIPPRVDYSLTGLGREAAEQVRTLAEWTHRRMPDVARARQAYDEARTEAVRAS, translated from the coding sequence ATGACGGAAAGCGCAGTGACCAGTGCCGCGTCCCGGACCGTGAGCGCCGAGGCGATGTGCCCGTACCGGCTCGTCCTGGAGCACGTCACCAGCCGCTGGGGCGTGCTCGTCCTGATCGAGCTGCTGGAGCGGCCGCACCGCTTCAGCGAGCTGCGCCGCGCCATCGGCCGGGTGAGTGAGAAGGGCGTCAGCGAGAAGATGCTCGCCCAGACGCTCCAGACCCTGGAGCGCGACGGCCTCGTCCACCGCGACGCCCGGCCCGTGATCCCGCCGCGCGTCGACTACTCCCTGACCGGGCTGGGCCGCGAGGCCGCCGAGCAGGTGCGCACCCTCGCCGAGTGGACCCACCGGCGCATGCCGGACGTGGCGCGGGCCCGGCAGGCGTACGACGAGGCCCGGACGGAAGCCGTCCGGGCCTCGTGA
- a CDS encoding 2-oxoacid:acceptor oxidoreductase subunit alpha: protein MTSQVSSPAEQADGTVVGEQRRAAGTKDVRRVDRVVIRFAGDSGDGMQLTGDRFTSETASFGNDLSTLPNFPAEIRAPAGTLPGVSSFQLHFADHDILTPGDSPDVLVAMNPAALKANLGDLPRGAEIIVNTDEFTRRALQKVGYAASPVEDGSLDGFRVHAVPLTSLTVQALAGSGLSRKEAERSKNMFALGLLSWMYHRPTEGTERFLAAKFARRPQIAAANVTAFRAGWNFGETTEDFAVSYEVAPAAHAFRPGVYRNISGNLALAYGLVAASRQAGLPLFLGSYPITPASDILHELSRHKAFGVRTFQAEDEIAGIGAALGAAFGGSLAVTTTSGPGVALKSETIGLAVSLELPLLVVDIQRGGPSTGLPTKTEQADLLQAMYGRNGEAPVPVVAPRTAGDCFDAALEAARIALTHRTPVFLLSDGYLANGSEPWRIPDIDELPDLHVPFATGPNHTLPDGTEVFWPYKRDPHTLARPWAVPGTPGLEHRIGGIEKQDGTGSISYDPANHDFMVRTRQAKIDSITVPDIQADDPDHARTLVLGWGSTYGPVTAAVRRLRAEGVPIAQAHLRHLNPFPRNLGTLLAAYDKIVIPEMNLGQLATLVRARYLVDAHSYNQVNGMPFKAEQLADALKEISDAS from the coding sequence GTGACCAGCCAGGTCAGCAGTCCAGCGGAACAGGCCGACGGAACCGTCGTAGGGGAACAGCGCAGGGCGGCCGGAACGAAGGACGTCCGCCGTGTGGATCGGGTGGTGATCCGGTTCGCGGGTGACTCGGGTGACGGGATGCAGCTCACGGGGGACCGGTTCACGTCGGAGACGGCGTCGTTCGGGAATGATCTGTCGACGCTGCCGAACTTCCCGGCGGAGATCCGGGCGCCTGCCGGGACGCTGCCGGGGGTGTCGTCGTTCCAGCTGCATTTCGCCGACCATGACATCCTGACCCCGGGTGATTCCCCGGACGTGCTGGTCGCGATGAACCCGGCCGCGCTGAAAGCGAACCTGGGTGATCTGCCGCGGGGCGCGGAGATCATCGTGAACACGGACGAGTTCACGCGGCGGGCGTTGCAGAAGGTCGGCTATGCGGCCTCCCCGGTGGAGGACGGGTCGCTGGACGGTTTCCGGGTGCACGCGGTGCCGCTGACATCGCTGACGGTGCAGGCGCTGGCCGGGTCGGGTCTGTCACGCAAGGAGGCCGAGCGCAGCAAGAACATGTTCGCGCTGGGGCTGCTGTCGTGGATGTATCACCGGCCGACCGAGGGCACGGAGCGGTTCCTGGCGGCGAAGTTCGCGCGGCGCCCGCAGATCGCGGCGGCGAACGTGACGGCGTTCCGGGCGGGCTGGAACTTCGGGGAGACCACGGAGGACTTCGCCGTCTCCTACGAGGTCGCGCCGGCGGCACACGCCTTCCGCCCGGGGGTGTACCGCAACATCTCGGGGAACCTGGCCCTGGCCTACGGGCTGGTCGCGGCCTCCCGGCAGGCGGGACTGCCACTGTTCCTGGGCTCCTACCCGATCACCCCGGCCTCCGACATCCTGCACGAGCTGTCACGGCACAAGGCGTTCGGGGTGCGCACGTTCCAGGCGGAGGACGAGATCGCGGGGATCGGGGCGGCGCTGGGCGCGGCGTTCGGCGGGTCGCTGGCCGTGACGACGACCTCCGGGCCCGGGGTGGCGCTGAAGTCGGAGACGATCGGGCTGGCGGTCTCCCTGGAACTGCCGCTGCTGGTCGTCGACATCCAGCGCGGCGGCCCCTCCACCGGACTGCCCACCAAGACCGAGCAGGCGGACCTGCTCCAGGCCATGTACGGCCGCAACGGCGAAGCCCCCGTCCCCGTGGTGGCGCCGCGCACGGCGGGGGACTGCTTCGACGCGGCACTGGAAGCGGCCCGTATCGCCCTCACCCACCGCACCCCCGTCTTCCTCCTCTCCGACGGCTACCTCGCCAACGGCTCCGAACCCTGGCGCATCCCCGACATCGACGAACTCCCCGACCTGCACGTCCCCTTCGCGACCGGACCCAACCACACCCTGCCCGACGGCACCGAGGTGTTCTGGCCCTACAAACGCGACCCCCACACCCTGGCACGCCCCTGGGCCGTGCCCGGCACCCCCGGCCTGGAACACCGTATCGGCGGCATCGAGAAACAGGACGGCACCGGCAGCATCTCCTACGACCCCGCCAACCACGACTTCATGGTCCGCACCCGCCAGGCCAAGATCGACAGCATCACCGTGCCCGACATCCAGGCCGACGACCCCGACCACGCCCGCACCCTCGTACTGGGCTGGGGATCCACCTACGGCCCCGTCACCGCCGCCGTACGACGCCTGCGCGCCGAAGGCGTCCCCATCGCACAGGCACACCTGCGCCACCTCAACCCGTTCCCACGCAACCTCGGCACCCTCCTGGCCGCCTACGACAAGATCGTGATCCCCGAGATGAACCTCGGCCAGCTCGCCACCCTCGTCCGCGCCAGATACCTCGTCGACGCCCACTCCTACAACCAGGTCAACGGCATGCCCTTCAAAGCCGAACAACTCGCCGACGCACTGAAAGAGATCAGCGATGCCTCTTGA
- a CDS encoding 2-oxoacid:ferredoxin oxidoreductase subunit beta → MPLEALSLVPKAEAVQSMKDFKSDQEVRWCPGCGDYAILAAVQGFLPELGLARENIVFISGIGCSSRFPYYMNTYGMHSIHGRAPAIATGLATSRRDLSVWVVTGDGDALSIGGNHLIHALRRNVNLKILLFNNRIYGLTKGQYSPTSETGKITKSTPMGSLDAPFNPVSLALGAEASFVARTLDSDRKHLTEVLRQAAAHPGTALVEIYQNCNIFNDGAFDTLKDREQAGEAMIRLEHGRPIRFGTDGERGVVRDRTTGDLHVIDVTPDNEADILVHDAHAASPTTAFALSRLADPDTLHHTPVGVFRDIQRPVYDTLMADQLDTAAQQQGTGDLAALLAGNDTWTVVG, encoded by the coding sequence ATGCCTCTTGAAGCCCTGTCCCTGGTTCCCAAGGCGGAGGCCGTGCAGTCGATGAAGGACTTCAAGTCCGACCAGGAGGTCCGCTGGTGCCCCGGCTGCGGTGACTACGCCATCCTCGCCGCCGTCCAGGGCTTCCTGCCCGAACTCGGCCTGGCCCGCGAGAACATCGTGTTCATCTCCGGCATCGGCTGCTCCTCCCGCTTCCCGTACTACATGAACACCTACGGGATGCACTCCATCCACGGCCGCGCCCCCGCCATCGCCACCGGCCTGGCCACCAGCCGCCGCGACCTCTCCGTCTGGGTCGTCACCGGCGACGGCGACGCACTCTCCATCGGCGGCAACCACCTCATCCACGCCCTGCGCCGCAACGTCAACCTGAAGATCCTGCTGTTCAACAACCGCATCTACGGCCTCACCAAGGGCCAGTACTCCCCCACCTCCGAAACCGGCAAGATCACCAAGTCCACCCCGATGGGCTCCCTGGACGCCCCCTTCAACCCCGTCTCCCTCGCCCTCGGCGCCGAAGCCTCCTTCGTCGCCCGCACCCTCGACTCCGACCGCAAGCACCTCACCGAGGTCCTGCGCCAGGCCGCCGCCCACCCCGGCACCGCCCTCGTCGAGATCTACCAGAACTGCAACATCTTCAACGACGGCGCCTTCGACACCCTCAAGGACAGGGAACAGGCCGGCGAGGCCATGATCCGCCTCGAACACGGCCGCCCGATCCGCTTCGGCACCGACGGCGAACGCGGCGTCGTACGCGACCGGACCACCGGCGACCTCCACGTCATCGACGTCACCCCGGACAACGAGGCCGACATCCTCGTCCACGACGCCCACGCCGCCTCCCCGACCACCGCCTTCGCCCTGTCCCGCCTCGCCGACCCCGACACCCTGCACCACACCCCCGTCGGCGTCTTCCGCGACATCCAACGCCCGGTCTACGACACACTCATGGCCGACCAGCTCGACACCGCCGCACAGCAGCAGGGCACAGGCGACCTGGCCGCCCTCCTCGCCGGCAACGACACCTGGACCGTCGTCGGCTGA
- a CDS encoding DUF6668 family protein translates to MRTDMQQGPEIWIRGPVSAEPPGTAPSYASPRRYSWVATHGGAGTTTLAAVYGGHDCGRDWPAPGAPRSVLLVARTHAAGLDAVVRALEAFRGGGAPAGLDLDSVVLVADAPGRLPRPLAQRLEPIESVVDVHRVPWVPAWRLGDLSGPPPREAEPLARLTGTARAAR, encoded by the coding sequence ATGCGAACAGACATGCAGCAGGGACCGGAGATATGGATCCGCGGACCGGTGTCCGCCGAGCCGCCCGGCACGGCCCCCTCCTATGCCTCACCCCGACGCTACTCCTGGGTGGCGACCCACGGCGGCGCGGGTACGACCACGCTCGCGGCGGTCTACGGCGGCCACGACTGCGGACGCGACTGGCCCGCGCCCGGCGCCCCGCGCTCCGTGCTGCTCGTCGCCCGCACCCACGCGGCCGGCCTCGACGCCGTGGTACGGGCGCTGGAGGCGTTCCGCGGGGGCGGGGCACCGGCCGGGCTCGACCTGGACTCCGTGGTGCTCGTCGCGGACGCGCCCGGCCGGCTGCCGCGCCCGCTCGCGCAGCGGCTTGAGCCGATCGAGTCCGTCGTCGATGTGCACCGCGTGCCGTGGGTACCGGCCTGGCGGCTTGGCGACCTCAGCGGTCCGCCGCCGCGCGAGGCGGAGCCGCTGGCCCGGCTCACCGGCACGGCACGAGCCGCCCGCTGA
- a CDS encoding ABC transporter ATP-binding protein — MDEVSAERPGAATAASAPGGDGGAAGADDGHVIRTRALTKRYRGGQLAVDGLDLAVPAGSVFGFLGPNGSGKTTTIRMLMGLIEPTSGTAHVLDRPMPRSARTVLPQVGALIEGPALYGFLSGRDNLLRQDAADPTAAPRTRRARVEAALDRVGLTAASGKKARAYSLGMKQRLGLAAALLRPRRLLVLDEPTNGLDPQGMREIRSLVRELASDGTTVFLSSHLLDEIEQVCTHAAVMAHGRLIAQGAVAELAAGARGRLVVTTPDTADAARVLKEQGIGDLAVTDGRVTGEPPAADLAEVNAALVTAGVRVRGFGVERASLEDAFVALTGEGFDVAG, encoded by the coding sequence ATGGACGAGGTGTCCGCCGAGCGGCCGGGCGCGGCCACGGCCGCGTCCGCGCCCGGGGGGGACGGCGGTGCCGCTGGCGCGGACGACGGCCATGTCATCCGCACCCGCGCGCTCACCAAGCGCTACCGCGGCGGGCAGCTCGCCGTCGACGGCCTCGACCTGGCCGTCCCGGCGGGCAGCGTCTTCGGCTTCCTCGGTCCCAACGGCTCCGGGAAGACCACCACCATCCGCATGCTGATGGGCCTCATCGAACCCACCTCCGGCACGGCGCACGTCCTGGACAGGCCCATGCCCCGGTCGGCGCGCACCGTGCTCCCGCAGGTGGGAGCGCTGATCGAGGGGCCCGCCCTGTACGGGTTCCTCTCCGGGCGGGACAACCTGCTGCGCCAGGACGCGGCCGACCCGACCGCCGCCCCGCGCACCCGGCGCGCCCGCGTCGAGGCGGCACTGGACCGGGTGGGCCTGACGGCCGCGTCCGGCAAGAAGGCCCGCGCCTACTCCCTCGGGATGAAGCAGCGCCTCGGCCTCGCCGCCGCGCTGCTGCGGCCGCGCAGGCTGCTCGTCCTGGACGAGCCGACCAACGGCCTTGACCCGCAGGGCATGCGGGAGATCCGCTCCCTCGTGCGGGAGCTGGCCTCCGACGGCACGACCGTCTTCCTCTCCTCACACCTGCTCGACGAGATCGAGCAGGTGTGCACCCACGCGGCGGTCATGGCCCACGGCAGACTGATCGCCCAGGGCGCGGTCGCCGAGCTGGCCGCCGGGGCGCGCGGCCGGCTGGTGGTCACCACCCCGGACACGGCGGACGCGGCCCGGGTCCTGAAGGAGCAGGGCATCGGCGACCTCGCCGTCACCGACGGCCGGGTGACCGGCGAACCACCGGCGGCCGACCTCGCCGAGGTGAACGCGGCCCTGGTGACGGCGGGCGTGCGCGTCCGCGGATTCGGCGTCGAACGGGCCTCCCTGGAGGACGCGTTCGTGGCACTCACCGGGGAGGGATTCGATGTCGCGGGCTGA
- a CDS encoding ABC transporter permease: protein MSRAEAADLAAPGADAPARPNPLWSLGLLRNELAVTFRRWRTLALLGVLAAVPVLVGVAVRIETGDGSQVAGGGGEGPAFIAQITNNGLFLVFTALAATLPFFLPLAVGVVAGDAIAGESGSGTLRYLLVAPAGRSRLLLTKYATVMVFCLAATLVVAASALAVGALLFPLGDLTTISGTEITFTEGLGRALLIAVAVALSLTGVAALGLFVSTLTSSGVAAMATTVGLLITVQIVDQIPQLHAVQPYLFPHYWLSFADLMRQPVYWDDLVKNLELQALYVAVFGSAAWARFTTKDITA, encoded by the coding sequence ATGTCGCGGGCTGAAGCGGCGGACCTGGCCGCACCCGGGGCGGACGCACCGGCCCGGCCGAACCCGCTGTGGTCGCTCGGGCTGCTGCGCAACGAGCTGGCGGTCACCTTCCGGCGCTGGCGCACCCTCGCCCTGCTGGGCGTGCTGGCCGCCGTGCCGGTCCTCGTCGGGGTGGCCGTCCGGATCGAGACGGGCGACGGTTCGCAGGTGGCCGGCGGGGGCGGCGAGGGACCGGCGTTCATCGCGCAGATCACCAACAACGGCCTGTTCCTGGTCTTCACCGCCCTGGCCGCGACCCTGCCGTTCTTCCTGCCGCTCGCGGTGGGGGTGGTCGCGGGCGACGCGATCGCGGGCGAGTCCGGCTCCGGCACCCTGCGCTATCTGCTGGTCGCCCCCGCCGGACGCAGCCGCCTGCTGCTCACCAAGTACGCCACGGTGATGGTCTTCTGCCTGGCCGCCACCCTGGTGGTCGCCGCCTCCGCGCTCGCCGTGGGCGCGCTGCTCTTCCCGCTGGGCGACCTGACGACGATCTCCGGCACCGAGATCACCTTCACCGAGGGACTGGGCCGGGCCCTGCTCATCGCCGTGGCGGTCGCCCTCTCCCTGACCGGTGTCGCCGCCCTCGGCCTGTTCGTCTCCACCCTGACCAGCAGCGGTGTCGCGGCGATGGCGACGACCGTCGGCCTGCTGATCACCGTGCAGATCGTCGACCAGATACCGCAGCTGCACGCGGTGCAGCCGTACCTCTTCCCGCACTACTGGCTGTCCTTCGCCGATCTCATGCGCCAGCCGGTCTACTGGGACGACCTGGTGAAGAACCTGGAGCTCCAGGCGCTGTACGTGGCGGTGTTCGGCTCGGCGGCGTGGGCCCGGTTCACGACGAAGGACATCACCGCCTGA
- a CDS encoding LolA family protein translates to MAPYESDDTRDTPEAGDRASARRKAARYGVPVAVVGVAAATIGLVPALADSGDPDLPKITAQQLIEKIAKSDVERLSGTVKITTDLGLPNLGGLESSLASGALGGGDGSSADPSSKLTELASGTHTLRVAADGPDRQKVSLVESAAEYSLVHNGKDVWGYDSKSNEVYHSTAPQDGAKDRSEGKDHLPATPKDFADEALKAADDTTSVTVDGTAQVAGRDAYKLVIKPRHASGTTVGAISIAVDSATGLPLKFTLTPASGGAAVVDAGFTQVSFDRPAASTFDFTPPKGAKVTEEKDGKAGEHALPPGAPHKGLTPGKDVTQGKGLDKDGPKVIGEGWNSVATFDTGGKGGLPTDAGSAAGGDLGGFLGSLGDHVSGSFGKGTVFSTRLVNALITDDGKVYVGAVTKDALVKAADAAK, encoded by the coding sequence ATGGCACCGTACGAATCCGACGACACCAGGGACACCCCGGAGGCCGGCGACCGCGCCTCGGCGCGCCGCAAGGCCGCCCGCTACGGCGTCCCGGTCGCGGTGGTGGGGGTGGCGGCGGCGACCATCGGGCTCGTCCCGGCACTCGCCGACTCCGGTGACCCCGACCTGCCGAAGATCACCGCACAGCAACTCATCGAGAAGATCGCCAAGTCGGACGTCGAGCGCCTGTCCGGCACCGTCAAGATCACCACCGATCTCGGGCTGCCGAACCTCGGCGGTCTGGAGAGCAGCCTCGCCTCCGGCGCCCTGGGCGGCGGCGACGGCTCGTCCGCCGACCCCAGCTCCAAGCTGACCGAGCTGGCCTCCGGCACGCACACGCTGCGCGTCGCGGCCGACGGCCCGGACCGGCAGAAGGTCTCGCTCGTCGAGAGCGCCGCCGAGTACAGCCTCGTCCACAACGGCAAGGACGTCTGGGGCTACGACAGCAAGTCCAACGAGGTCTACCACTCCACCGCGCCCCAGGACGGCGCCAAGGACCGGAGCGAGGGCAAGGACCACCTCCCGGCCACGCCCAAGGACTTCGCCGACGAGGCCCTGAAGGCGGCCGACGACACCACCTCGGTGACGGTCGACGGCACCGCCCAGGTCGCCGGGCGGGACGCCTACAAGCTGGTGATCAAGCCCCGGCACGCCTCGGGCACCACGGTCGGTGCGATCAGCATCGCGGTGGACTCCGCCACCGGGCTGCCGCTCAAGTTCACCCTCACCCCGGCGAGCGGCGGCGCCGCCGTCGTGGACGCGGGCTTCACCCAGGTCAGCTTCGACCGGCCGGCCGCCTCCACCTTCGACTTCACCCCGCCCAAGGGCGCCAAGGTCACCGAGGAGAAGGACGGCAAGGCGGGCGAGCACGCCCTTCCGCCGGGCGCCCCGCACAAGGGCCTCACCCCGGGGAAGGACGTCACGCAGGGCAAGGGCCTCGACAAGGACGGCCCGAAGGTCATCGGCGAAGGCTGGAACTCCGTCGCCACCTTCGACACCGGCGGCAAGGGCGGCCTCCCGACCGACGCCGGCTCCGCCGCGGGCGGCGACCTGGGCGGCTTCCTGGGCTCACTCGGCGACCACGTGAGCGGCTCCTTCGGCAAGGGCACGGTCTTCTCCACCCGCCTGGTCAACGCGCTGATCACGGACGACGGCAAGGTCTACGTCGGCGCCGTCACCAAGGACGCGCTGGTGAAGGCGGCCGACGCCGCGAAGTAG
- a CDS encoding SDR family oxidoreductase — protein MSIVVTGATGHLGRLVVEQLLEKVPAEQVTAVVRTPEKAADLAERGVRVAVADYNAPETFDGLFAAGDKVLLVSGNEFDKGRVQQHRVVIDAAKAAGVALLAYTSAPGSLKAALADDHRGTEEALLASGLPYTLLRNGWYHENYTENLAPALEHRAVVHAAGAGRLSSASRADYAAAAVAVLTGEGHENKTYELGGDEAWGFAEFAAELSRQTGEEIVYRDVSVEEFQAVLTGAGLPEAFAAILAGVDASIEKGELVVDSGDLSRLTGRPTTPLAEAIRAGLKG, from the coding sequence ATGAGCATCGTCGTCACCGGAGCCACCGGACACCTCGGCCGCCTGGTCGTGGAGCAACTGCTGGAGAAGGTTCCGGCCGAGCAGGTCACCGCCGTGGTCCGTACCCCGGAGAAGGCCGCCGACCTGGCCGAGCGCGGTGTGCGCGTCGCGGTCGCCGACTACAACGCGCCCGAGACCTTCGACGGCCTCTTCGCCGCCGGCGACAAGGTGCTCCTCGTCTCCGGCAACGAGTTCGACAAGGGCCGCGTCCAGCAGCACCGGGTCGTCATCGACGCCGCCAAGGCCGCCGGAGTCGCCCTGCTCGCCTACACCAGCGCCCCCGGCAGCCTGAAGGCCGCCCTCGCCGACGACCACCGCGGCACCGAGGAGGCCCTGCTCGCCTCCGGTCTGCCGTACACCCTGCTGCGCAACGGCTGGTACCACGAGAACTACACCGAGAACCTGGCCCCCGCCCTGGAGCACCGCGCCGTCGTGCACGCCGCGGGCGCCGGGCGGCTCTCCTCGGCGTCGCGCGCCGACTACGCGGCCGCCGCCGTCGCGGTGCTCACCGGCGAGGGCCACGAGAACAAGACGTACGAGCTGGGCGGCGACGAGGCGTGGGGCTTCGCCGAGTTCGCCGCGGAGCTGAGCCGGCAGACCGGCGAGGAGATCGTCTACCGCGACGTCTCCGTCGAGGAGTTCCAGGCGGTCCTGACCGGCGCCGGGCTGCCCGAGGCGTTCGCGGCGATCCTCGCCGGGGTGGACGCCTCCATCGAGAAGGGCGAACTGGTCGTCGACAGCGGTGACCTGTCCCGGCTGACCGGCCGCCCGACCACCCCGCTCGCCGAGGCGATCCGCGCCGGACTCAAGGGCTGA
- a CDS encoding CGNR zinc finger domain-containing protein, whose protein sequence is MNAQATESPESPEPAPGLTLASHEGKPYRFDPGTLCLELLPTGGPGPFARYEVLHTPADLVTWAGRSRLADGLGLTVTEDELERTRAVRDALFLLTADRAHGRPPRGAHLDAVNEAAAAPPLVSRLTPEGTRVWAPGATGTQLLSTVARDAIDLFSGPFADRVRECGAHDCFLLFVDTSRPGRRRWCAMEHCGNREKVRAHRARATRPDDRTTP, encoded by the coding sequence ATGAACGCGCAGGCAACGGAATCACCGGAATCGCCGGAACCGGCTCCCGGACTGACCCTGGCCTCGCACGAGGGGAAGCCGTACCGCTTCGACCCGGGCACGCTGTGTCTGGAACTGCTGCCCACGGGTGGCCCCGGGCCCTTCGCCCGCTACGAGGTGCTGCACACGCCCGCCGACCTCGTGACCTGGGCCGGACGCAGCAGGCTCGCCGACGGCCTCGGCCTCACGGTCACCGAGGACGAGCTGGAGCGGACGCGCGCCGTCCGGGACGCGCTGTTCCTGCTCACCGCCGACCGCGCGCACGGCCGTCCGCCGCGGGGCGCGCACCTGGACGCGGTCAACGAGGCCGCCGCCGCGCCGCCCCTCGTCTCCCGGCTGACCCCCGAGGGCACCCGCGTCTGGGCACCCGGCGCCACCGGCACCCAGTTGCTCTCGACCGTCGCCCGCGATGCGATCGACCTGTTCAGCGGGCCCTTCGCGGACCGCGTCCGGGAGTGCGGCGCGCACGACTGCTTCCTGCTCTTCGTGGACACCTCACGTCCGGGACGGCGGCGCTGGTGCGCGATGGAGCACTGCGGGAACCGTGAGAAGGTCCGGGCGCACCGCGCCCGCGCGACCCGGCCCGACGACAGGACGACGCCCTGA